The following are from one region of the Sandaracinus amylolyticus genome:
- a CDS encoding response regulator transcription factor encodes MVGEPHDLLTVVYVEDDERLARLTSQYLRTHGVEVHVVARGDLAVPEVLRVRPDVVLLDVMLPGASGLEVCRRIRERSDVPIVMVTARGEEADRVMGLEGGADDYVVKPFSSRELLARLRAQARRARGRAGPRAERLQVGPLVIDATTMSASLDGVPLVLTTYEHALLRALAERAGRVLTRDQLMELVTGSIDDAFDRSIDVHVSRLRQKLGDDPRQPRFLKTIRGVGYMLSPDPR; translated from the coding sequence ATGGTCGGCGAGCCGCACGATCTCCTGACGGTCGTCTACGTCGAGGACGACGAGCGCCTCGCGCGCCTCACGAGCCAGTACCTGCGCACCCACGGGGTCGAGGTCCACGTCGTCGCGAGAGGCGATCTCGCGGTTCCCGAGGTGCTGCGGGTGCGCCCGGACGTCGTGCTGCTCGATGTGATGTTGCCCGGTGCGAGCGGGCTCGAGGTGTGCCGCCGCATCCGCGAGCGCAGCGACGTGCCGATCGTGATGGTCACGGCGCGCGGCGAGGAAGCGGACCGTGTGATGGGCCTCGAAGGCGGCGCCGACGACTACGTCGTGAAGCCGTTCTCGTCGCGGGAGCTGCTCGCCCGCCTGCGCGCTCAAGCGCGTCGCGCGCGCGGACGAGCGGGACCGCGCGCCGAGCGCCTGCAGGTCGGCCCGCTGGTGATCGACGCGACCACGATGAGCGCGTCGCTCGACGGTGTACCGCTCGTGCTGACGACCTACGAGCACGCGCTGCTGCGCGCCCTCGCCGAGCGCGCGGGCCGGGTGCTGACGCGCGATCAGCTGATGGAGCTCGTCACCGGCTCGATCGACGACGCCTTCGATCGTTCGATCGACGTCCACGTCTCGCGGCTGCGACAGAAGCTCGGAGACGATCCGCGACAGCCGCGCTTCCTCAAGACGATCCGCGGCGTCGGCTACATGCTCTCCCCGGATCCGCGATGA
- a CDS encoding putative metal-binding motif-containing protein yields MSTGRARIVAVLWVLGALVISACGDDDPADELDAATRDASTASCTDDEDCDDGRYCNGVERCDPGSSAADDEGCTPATAPCPADECDESADRCDGDCANPDRDGDGEDAVACGGSDCDDDDDDRFEGNAEVCDDVGHDEDCDARTFGTRDVDGDGVDSAACCNVDGSGAQVCGTDCDDGAIDVRPGANEVCNDIDDDCDMLVDERVRLTLWPDADGDGRGDDDPAAVPMMACAERDGWVLLRGDCDDDEPTRHAGASEVCNAIDDDCDTLVDDVNPGVVVCRSGQSVACVNACGAPGTSTCRADCLGYDTCVASEACNGCDDDANGAIDDGFECARGVSEPCTNACGVAGTRVCANDCTWAGACTASEACNYCDDDGNEGFLDERPLATADASGTLVCSGVGDTYGVARCDGIGSSPLQIYASLLDGSAVDTAGAFWFDRSWYVGWGRVRIELTVEARTTGSGWPLGGWSLVLARGGGGDVGDPASRGVPAGVQGISFDWYWSGFSVFSPYPSENDVLRYRRLGSGGGIRGGANDSDGEDVVGFEADLDADGSTWVAQRLIVDYQPDDPRTTTNEERVTVTANGGTRTYYADGESSTGDPANDMPVGSPLRIGLTAGTYSRTISGAPFGAPVEARVHLATFVPPSGPGSGTWTYYVPVTRDEICPGL; encoded by the coding sequence ATGTCGACCGGTCGAGCGCGCATCGTCGCGGTTCTGTGGGTCCTCGGTGCGCTCGTCATCTCGGCCTGCGGCGACGACGACCCCGCCGACGAGCTCGACGCGGCGACGCGCGACGCGAGCACGGCGTCGTGCACGGACGACGAGGACTGCGACGACGGCCGCTACTGCAACGGCGTCGAGCGCTGCGATCCCGGCTCGAGCGCGGCCGACGACGAAGGCTGCACGCCGGCGACCGCGCCCTGCCCCGCCGACGAGTGCGACGAGTCCGCCGATCGCTGCGACGGAGACTGCGCGAACCCCGATCGCGACGGCGACGGTGAGGACGCCGTCGCGTGCGGCGGGTCCGACTGCGACGACGACGACGACGATCGGTTCGAGGGCAACGCCGAGGTCTGCGACGACGTCGGGCACGACGAGGACTGCGACGCGCGCACCTTCGGCACGCGCGACGTCGACGGAGACGGGGTCGACTCCGCGGCGTGCTGCAACGTCGACGGCTCGGGCGCGCAGGTGTGCGGCACCGACTGCGACGACGGCGCGATCGACGTGCGCCCCGGCGCGAACGAGGTCTGCAACGACATCGACGACGACTGCGACATGCTCGTCGACGAGCGGGTGCGCCTCACGCTCTGGCCCGATGCCGACGGTGATGGTCGCGGCGACGACGACCCGGCGGCGGTCCCGATGATGGCGTGCGCCGAGCGCGACGGATGGGTGCTCCTGCGCGGCGACTGCGACGACGACGAGCCGACGCGCCACGCCGGCGCGAGCGAGGTGTGCAACGCGATCGACGACGACTGCGACACGCTCGTCGACGACGTGAACCCGGGCGTCGTCGTGTGTCGGTCGGGCCAGTCGGTCGCGTGCGTGAACGCGTGCGGCGCCCCGGGCACCTCGACCTGCCGCGCCGACTGCCTCGGCTACGACACGTGCGTCGCGAGCGAGGCGTGCAACGGCTGCGACGACGACGCGAACGGCGCGATCGACGACGGCTTCGAGTGCGCGCGCGGCGTGAGCGAGCCCTGCACCAACGCGTGCGGCGTCGCGGGCACGCGCGTGTGCGCGAACGACTGCACGTGGGCCGGCGCGTGCACCGCGAGCGAGGCCTGCAACTACTGCGACGACGACGGCAACGAGGGCTTCCTCGACGAGCGCCCGCTCGCGACCGCCGACGCGTCGGGCACGCTCGTGTGCAGCGGCGTAGGCGACACGTACGGCGTCGCGCGCTGCGACGGCATCGGCAGCAGCCCGCTGCAGATCTACGCGTCGCTGCTCGACGGCAGCGCGGTCGACACCGCGGGCGCGTTCTGGTTCGACCGCAGCTGGTACGTCGGATGGGGTCGCGTGCGCATCGAGCTCACCGTCGAGGCGCGCACCACGGGCTCGGGATGGCCGCTCGGAGGCTGGTCGCTCGTGCTCGCGCGCGGCGGTGGTGGCGACGTCGGAGATCCCGCGAGCCGCGGCGTGCCCGCGGGCGTCCAGGGCATCTCGTTCGACTGGTACTGGAGCGGCTTCAGCGTCTTCTCGCCCTATCCGTCGGAGAACGACGTGCTGCGGTATCGCCGGCTCGGATCGGGTGGCGGCATCCGCGGCGGCGCGAACGATTCCGACGGCGAGGACGTGGTCGGCTTCGAAGCCGATCTCGACGCGGATGGATCGACGTGGGTCGCGCAGCGTCTGATCGTCGACTACCAGCCCGACGATCCGCGCACCACGACGAACGAGGAGCGCGTCACCGTCACCGCGAACGGCGGCACGCGCACCTACTACGCCGACGGAGAGTCGTCGACGGGGGATCCCGCGAACGACATGCCGGTCGGATCGCCGCTGCGCATCGGGCTCACTGCGGGCACCTACTCGCGCACGATCTCGGGCGCGCCGTTCGGCGCACCGGTCGAGGCGCGCGTCCACCTCGCGACGTTCGTCCCGCCGAGCGGCCCCGGCTCGGGCACCTGGACCTACTACGTCCCGGTCACGCGCGACGAGATCTGCCCGGGGCTCTGA
- a CDS encoding LysR family transcriptional regulator, with protein MNLRSVDLNLLVVLDALLEERHVTRAGKRLGLSQPAASNALERLRAMFGDPLLERTREGLRPTPRAESLRPALRDALESASRLVARARPELATIVQTVRWSVVDYGLPIFVPPLLASLRAQAPGIDLVVSPWSGAEDALAAVNDGALDLAVSVHAPGASELRWHRLFDERYVVAMRADHPARRRFTLERWLALPHVVVSGRGQASGALDAALAARGLSRRVGLVVPSFLAVPAIVAGSDLVALVPERVLPAVACPGVVAREPPLAVAGFEVGLGWHPRRDGDLATMHVAQEIVRIARAAIRAPGRSRRA; from the coding sequence GTGAATCTCCGTTCGGTGGACCTGAACCTGCTCGTCGTGCTCGACGCGCTGCTCGAGGAGCGGCACGTCACGCGCGCGGGCAAGCGGCTCGGGCTCTCGCAGCCCGCGGCCAGCAACGCCCTCGAGCGATTGCGCGCGATGTTCGGCGATCCGCTCCTCGAGCGGACGCGCGAGGGGCTGCGGCCCACGCCGCGCGCGGAGTCGCTGCGCCCGGCGCTGCGCGATGCGCTGGAGAGCGCGTCGCGGCTCGTCGCGCGGGCACGCCCCGAGCTCGCGACCATCGTGCAGACGGTGCGGTGGTCGGTGGTGGACTACGGGCTCCCGATCTTCGTGCCGCCGCTGCTCGCGTCGTTGCGCGCGCAGGCGCCGGGGATCGATCTCGTGGTCTCACCGTGGTCGGGCGCCGAGGACGCGCTCGCCGCGGTGAACGACGGCGCGCTCGATCTCGCGGTCTCGGTGCACGCGCCGGGTGCATCGGAGCTGCGCTGGCATCGGCTCTTCGACGAGCGCTACGTCGTCGCGATGCGCGCCGATCATCCGGCGCGGCGTCGGTTCACGCTCGAGCGCTGGCTCGCGCTCCCGCACGTCGTGGTGTCGGGGCGCGGCCAGGCCAGCGGCGCGCTGGATGCGGCGCTGGCCGCACGCGGGCTCTCGCGGCGGGTCGGGCTCGTGGTGCCGAGCTTCCTCGCGGTGCCCGCGATCGTCGCCGGCAGCGATCTCGTCGCGCTCGTGCCGGAGCGCGTGCTGCCCGCGGTCGCGTGCCCCGGTGTCGTCGCGCGGGAGCCGCCGCTCGCGGTCGCGGGGTTCGAGGTCGGGCTCGGGTGGCACCCGCGTCGCGACGGAGACCTCGCGACGATGCACGTCGCGCAGGAGATCGTGCGCATCGCGCGCGCCGCGATCAGAGCCCCGGGCAGATCTCGTCGCGCGTGA
- a CDS encoding zinc-binding dehydrogenase, translated as MKTNEIVMEREGLEVREREIAPLARGQVLLQVEATGVSFAEVQMRRGRYPGQPPFPFVPGYDVVGRVIEVGEGVDRRWVGARAAAMTHVGGWAAHVVLDAEDLVPVPEGLDAAEVVALVVNGATAWKMLHRVARVRAGQTIVVHGAGGGVGTLLVQLARLAGARVIGTCRGAQRATVEALGAIAIDYQGGRVLEQVRAIAPEGVDAVFDHVGGTSLRTSWAMLARRGTLVSYGSASTRDDRGSAWTPIIRNMLRALAWSFLPSLRRARVFDVWGRSSLGANAMLRPARFRRELREDLGQVFALLGAGTLRAQVAARYSLDDAGLALGRHERGDLIGKIVLVPELASTARAAA; from the coding sequence ATGAAGACGAACGAGATCGTGATGGAGCGCGAGGGGCTCGAGGTTCGGGAGCGCGAGATCGCGCCGCTCGCACGCGGCCAGGTCCTGCTGCAGGTCGAGGCGACCGGCGTGTCGTTCGCCGAGGTGCAGATGCGGCGCGGGCGCTATCCGGGACAGCCGCCGTTCCCGTTCGTGCCGGGCTACGACGTGGTCGGCCGCGTGATCGAGGTCGGCGAGGGCGTCGATCGGCGCTGGGTCGGCGCGCGCGCCGCGGCGATGACGCACGTCGGGGGATGGGCGGCGCACGTCGTGCTCGACGCCGAGGATCTCGTCCCGGTGCCGGAGGGCCTCGACGCGGCCGAGGTGGTCGCGCTGGTCGTGAACGGCGCGACCGCGTGGAAGATGCTCCACCGTGTCGCCCGGGTGCGCGCGGGCCAGACCATCGTGGTGCACGGCGCGGGCGGCGGCGTGGGCACGCTCCTCGTGCAGCTCGCGCGGCTCGCCGGCGCGCGGGTGATCGGCACCTGCCGTGGCGCGCAGCGCGCGACGGTCGAGGCGCTCGGCGCGATCGCGATCGACTACCAGGGAGGGCGCGTGCTCGAGCAGGTGCGCGCGATCGCGCCCGAGGGTGTCGATGCGGTGTTCGATCACGTCGGCGGTACGAGCCTGCGCACGTCGTGGGCGATGCTCGCGCGGCGCGGCACGCTGGTCTCGTACGGCAGCGCGTCGACGCGCGATGATCGGGGCTCGGCGTGGACGCCGATCATCCGCAACATGCTGCGCGCGCTCGCGTGGAGCTTCCTGCCCTCGCTGCGGCGCGCGCGGGTGTTCGACGTGTGGGGCCGCAGCAGCCTCGGCGCGAACGCCATGCTGCGCCCGGCGCGCTTCCGTCGCGAGCTCCGCGAGGATCTCGGGCAGGTCTTCGCGCTGCTCGGCGCGGGCACGCTGCGCGCGCAGGTCGCGGCGCGCTACTCGCTGGACGACGCGGGCCTCGCGCTGGGCCGTCACGAGCGCGGTGATCTCATCGGCAAGATCGTCCTCGTGCCCGAGCTCGCGAGCACGGCGCGCGCGGCGGCGTGA
- a CDS encoding MYXO-CTERM sorting domain-containing protein, which produces MALALTFAPDVAHAQQFVLIDVMFTFTKEDADTSEPSRSHYYVTDLNPDRPRDWTSPIDYRNGTVHIRTEVIYKPAGGEITQWVLCYIPNRGIGQGYGCTGTGTYTEEGVYDVDVGMRDWWENGSIDWTQGIREMHLVMKDSDSGGGFAHLRPDPEEFFPTTMRITMVQVAAGATYDPSVIPPTSGVMPDAGVPPVEEDAGAVVEEDAGTPPVEPPVDAGQRFDAGTPTVPPPEPTPPESGTIHGGCAVAVDHRRASPLALVALAALALVLRRRR; this is translated from the coding sequence TTGGCCCTCGCGCTCACCTTCGCGCCCGATGTCGCTCACGCACAGCAGTTCGTGCTGATCGACGTGATGTTCACGTTCACGAAGGAAGACGCGGACACGTCCGAGCCGAGCCGCTCGCACTACTACGTCACCGACCTCAACCCCGATCGGCCGCGCGACTGGACCTCGCCGATCGACTACCGGAACGGCACCGTCCACATCCGCACCGAGGTCATCTACAAGCCGGCGGGCGGCGAGATCACGCAGTGGGTGCTCTGTTACATCCCGAACCGCGGGATCGGGCAGGGCTACGGCTGCACCGGCACCGGCACGTACACCGAGGAAGGCGTCTACGACGTCGACGTCGGCATGCGCGACTGGTGGGAGAACGGCTCGATCGACTGGACCCAGGGCATCCGCGAGATGCACCTCGTCATGAAGGACTCGGACAGCGGCGGCGGCTTCGCGCACCTGCGCCCCGACCCCGAGGAGTTCTTCCCGACGACGATGCGCATCACGATGGTGCAGGTCGCCGCGGGCGCGACCTACGACCCGAGCGTGATCCCGCCGACGTCCGGCGTGATGCCCGACGCCGGCGTGCCGCCGGTCGAAGAGGACGCGGGCGCCGTCGTCGAAGAGGACGCAGGCACGCCGCCGGTCGAGCCCCCCGTCGATGCAGGGCAGCGCTTCGACGCGGGCACGCCCACCGTGCCTCCGCCGGAGCCGACCCCGCCCGAGAGCGGCACGATCCACGGCGGCTGCGCGGTGGCGGTCGATCATCGCCGCGCCTCGCCGCTCGCGCTCGTCGCGCTCGCGGCGCTCGCGCTCGTCCTCCGGCGACGGCGCTGA
- a CDS encoding Crp/Fnr family transcriptional regulator has product MDARGAAKYEALLRAGRWFASLPEGFRRALIDAAVIRKLAKGEWLFARGDPPSGLFACVEGSVRITGHVAGGKDDGKEVLLAMVEPPLWFGELSVLDGQARTHDAIADDASVLVHVPQPAVDAILEREPRYWRPLGVLVSAKLRVFFTVMEDAAHPLAIRLARRLVLSAERYGDWHDRSSRVVELRQDQLATMLATSRQTVNQLLKDLEARGVVRLAYGTIEIVDLDALRRAATPG; this is encoded by the coding sequence ATGGACGCACGCGGCGCAGCGAAGTACGAGGCGCTCCTCCGAGCAGGGCGATGGTTCGCGAGCCTGCCCGAGGGCTTCCGTCGCGCGCTCATCGACGCGGCAGTGATCCGCAAGCTCGCCAAGGGCGAGTGGCTCTTCGCGCGCGGCGATCCGCCGAGCGGGCTCTTCGCGTGCGTCGAGGGCAGCGTGCGCATCACCGGGCACGTCGCGGGCGGCAAGGACGACGGCAAGGAAGTGCTGCTCGCGATGGTCGAGCCGCCGCTCTGGTTCGGCGAGCTCTCGGTGCTCGACGGACAGGCGCGCACCCACGACGCCATCGCCGACGACGCGTCGGTGCTGGTGCACGTGCCGCAGCCCGCGGTCGACGCGATCCTCGAGCGCGAGCCGCGCTACTGGCGCCCGCTCGGCGTGCTCGTGAGCGCGAAGCTGCGGGTGTTCTTCACGGTGATGGAGGACGCGGCGCACCCGCTCGCGATCCGCCTCGCGCGACGGCTCGTGCTCTCCGCCGAGCGCTACGGCGACTGGCACGATCGCAGCAGCCGCGTGGTCGAGCTGCGGCAGGATCAGCTCGCGACGATGCTCGCGACGTCGCGCCAGACCGTGAACCAGCTGCTCAAGGATCTCGAGGCGCGCGGCGTGGTGCGGCTCGCGTACGGCACGATCGAGATCGTCGATCTCGACGCGCTGCGCCGCGCTGCGACCCCGGGCTGA
- a CDS encoding DUF962 domain-containing protein, whose product MRTLGDHLSTYASYHRDRRNIVTHFAGIPVIVLSVAALLARAAIDVGVVSISAATVVAIATCGFYLSLDRRFGLVMSALMALAVWGGTVIAAQSFGVWLGVSVALFVGGWAVQFVGHGFEGKKPAFVDDLIGLAVGPLFLVAEIAFALGMRDEVRREVERRAGPTRARTVAIARG is encoded by the coding sequence ATGAGGACGTTGGGTGACCACCTCTCGACCTACGCGAGCTACCACCGCGACCGCCGCAACATCGTGACGCACTTCGCCGGGATCCCGGTGATCGTGCTCAGCGTCGCCGCGCTGCTCGCGCGCGCTGCGATCGACGTCGGTGTGGTGTCGATCTCGGCGGCGACCGTGGTCGCGATCGCGACCTGCGGGTTCTACCTCTCGCTCGATCGCCGCTTCGGCCTCGTGATGAGCGCGCTGATGGCGCTCGCGGTGTGGGGCGGCACGGTGATCGCGGCGCAGTCGTTCGGCGTGTGGCTCGGCGTGTCGGTCGCGCTCTTCGTGGGCGGCTGGGCGGTGCAGTTCGTCGGGCACGGGTTCGAGGGCAAGAAGCCGGCGTTCGTCGACGATCTGATCGGGCTCGCGGTCGGTCCGCTCTTCCTGGTCGCCGAGATCGCGTTCGCGCTCGGGATGCGCGACGAGGTGCGGCGCGAGGTCGAGCGCCGCGCGGGCCCGACGCGCGCCCGGACCGTCGCGATCGCGCGCGGATGA
- a CDS encoding GNAT family N-acetyltransferase gives MTITVRLATREDEAFLWEMLTHAASMDTPLDEAIASAKIDPNLEGYVRAWGTRDGDVGVIACSDSGTALGAAWLRAGKPGVPGAVVEAGIAELAIATRPDARGLGLGTRMLDALFAAARAHHREIVLSVRSTNPAIRLYERAGFVVEREIVNRVGTRSFAMRRAI, from the coding sequence ATGACGATCACGGTGCGGCTCGCGACGCGCGAGGACGAGGCGTTCCTCTGGGAGATGCTCACCCACGCAGCGTCGATGGACACACCGCTCGACGAGGCGATCGCGTCGGCGAAGATCGACCCGAACCTCGAGGGCTACGTGCGCGCGTGGGGCACACGCGACGGCGACGTCGGCGTGATCGCGTGCAGTGACTCCGGCACTGCGCTCGGCGCGGCGTGGCTGCGCGCCGGCAAGCCCGGGGTGCCCGGCGCGGTCGTCGAGGCCGGCATCGCGGAGCTCGCGATCGCGACGCGTCCCGACGCGCGCGGGCTCGGCCTCGGCACCCGGATGCTCGACGCGCTCTTCGCCGCGGCGCGCGCGCACCATCGCGAGATCGTCCTCTCGGTGCGCAGCACGAACCCCGCGATCCGGCTCTACGAGCGCGCGGGGTTCGTGGTGGAGCGCGAGATCGTCAATCGCGTGGGGACTCGCTCGTTCGCGATGCGACGCGCGATCTGA
- a CDS encoding APC family permease, with protein MTHARGRRITTRTATMLVIASTIGTGAFTTTGLLLADLGGALPVMIVWALGGALAMCGALAYGELTAAMPENGGEYALLSRIYHPAVGFVSGWISLIVGFSAPMAAAAIAFGAYLEPLLPGVSGKVWAIALILVFSGVHASGARGGARLQDAITALELGLVALLAIVGLALGEPSRVLEPGTTSLGALTTSGQLAVGLVWVSFSYTGWNAAAYVAGEVRDPGRALPRALLGGTAVVTCLYVALNAAFLASAPARVLAGEVDVAQVAARHLLGPEVGVVVGAVVAVGLATTVGAIALTGPRVYERMGSDHPRLAWLTTSRDGARGPLRASVLQTCIALALAATATFDALLTYIGFTLALSSALTLAGVFVLRARAPEMPRPYRAWGHPWTTGVAIALSLWMTVHTLWQRPVAALVGLATIVIGLWLYVALSGRSEIGGRVARAA; from the coding sequence ATGACGCACGCGCGCGGTCGACGGATCACGACGCGCACCGCGACGATGCTCGTCATCGCGAGCACCATCGGCACCGGCGCGTTCACCACGACCGGCCTCCTGCTCGCGGATCTCGGAGGCGCGCTGCCGGTGATGATCGTGTGGGCGCTCGGTGGTGCGCTCGCGATGTGCGGCGCGCTCGCGTACGGCGAGCTCACGGCCGCGATGCCGGAGAACGGCGGCGAGTACGCGCTGCTCTCGCGCATCTATCATCCTGCGGTCGGCTTCGTGAGCGGATGGATCTCGCTGATCGTCGGCTTCTCCGCGCCGATGGCCGCGGCCGCGATCGCATTCGGCGCGTACCTCGAGCCGCTCCTGCCCGGCGTGTCCGGGAAGGTCTGGGCGATCGCGCTGATCCTCGTGTTCTCGGGCGTGCACGCGAGCGGCGCGCGCGGCGGAGCACGCCTGCAGGACGCGATCACCGCGCTCGAGCTCGGCCTCGTCGCGCTGCTCGCGATCGTCGGGCTCGCGCTCGGTGAGCCGTCACGCGTGCTCGAGCCCGGCACCACCTCGCTCGGTGCGCTCACGACGAGCGGCCAGCTCGCGGTCGGGCTCGTGTGGGTCAGCTTCAGCTACACCGGGTGGAACGCCGCGGCGTACGTCGCGGGCGAGGTGCGCGACCCGGGACGTGCGCTGCCGCGCGCGCTGCTCGGTGGCACCGCCGTGGTCACTTGCCTCTACGTCGCGCTCAACGCGGCGTTCCTCGCCAGCGCGCCGGCGCGCGTGCTCGCGGGCGAGGTCGACGTCGCGCAGGTCGCGGCGCGTCATCTGCTCGGGCCCGAGGTCGGCGTCGTCGTCGGTGCGGTGGTCGCGGTCGGGCTCGCGACGACCGTCGGTGCGATCGCGCTCACCGGTCCGCGTGTGTACGAGCGGATGGGGAGCGATCATCCGCGGCTCGCGTGGCTCACCACGTCGCGCGACGGGGCTCGCGGCCCGCTGCGCGCGAGCGTGCTGCAGACCTGCATCGCGCTCGCGCTCGCCGCGACCGCCACGTTCGACGCGCTGCTCACGTACATCGGGTTCACGCTCGCGCTCAGCTCCGCGCTCACGCTCGCGGGGGTGTTCGTGCTGCGCGCGCGCGCGCCCGAGATGCCGCGCCCCTATCGCGCGTGGGGCCATCCGTGGACCACCGGGGTCGCGATCGCGCTGAGCCTCTGGATGACGGTGCACACGCTCTGGCAGCGCCCGGTCGCCGCGCTCGTGGGGCTCGCGACGATCGTGATCGGCCTGTGGCTCTACGTGGCGCTCTCGGGACGCAGCGAGATCGGAGGTCGCGTCGCGCGCGCGGCGTAG